A part of Arachis hypogaea cultivar Tifrunner chromosome 12, arahy.Tifrunner.gnm2.J5K5, whole genome shotgun sequence genomic DNA contains:
- the LOC114924934 gene encoding glutathione S-transferase T1 isoform X2: MSPRAGFSSLLEVNPLQKVSAIVHGNLKLSESHAILVYLAFAFTGILDHWYPTELSRRAKINSVMDWHYSNLRNEAGLYAT; the protein is encoded by the exons ATGTCCCCAAGAGCAGGATTTTCTTCATTACTTG AAGTAAACCCTCTGCAGAAAGTTTCGGctattgttcatggaaacttgaaGCTCTCCGAGAG CCATGCAATCCTAGTATATCTCGCTTTTGCTTTTACTGGAATTCTTGACCACTG GTATCCAACTGAGCTGTCTAGAAGAGCCAAAATTAACTCAGTAATGGATTGGCATTATTCTAATTTACGAAATGAAGCAG GCTTGTATGCTACTTAG
- the LOC114924934 gene encoding glutathione S-transferase T1 isoform X1, translating to MSPRAGFSSLLEVNPLQKVSAIVHGNLKLSESHAILVYLAFAFTGILDHWYPTELSRRAKINSVMDWHYSNLRNEAGKQVNRDI from the exons ATGTCCCCAAGAGCAGGATTTTCTTCATTACTTG AAGTAAACCCTCTGCAGAAAGTTTCGGctattgttcatggaaacttgaaGCTCTCCGAGAG CCATGCAATCCTAGTATATCTCGCTTTTGCTTTTACTGGAATTCTTGACCACTG GTATCCAACTGAGCTGTCTAGAAGAGCCAAAATTAACTCAGTAATGGATTGGCATTATTCTAATTTACGAAATGAAGCAG GGAAACAAGTTAACAGAGATATCTAa
- the LOC114924934 gene encoding glutathione S-transferase T1 isoform X3, with the protein MSPRAGFSSLLEVNPLQKVSAIVHGNLKLSESHAILVYLAFAFTGILDHWYPTELSRRAKINSVMDWHYSNLRNEAVDFFL; encoded by the exons ATGTCCCCAAGAGCAGGATTTTCTTCATTACTTG AAGTAAACCCTCTGCAGAAAGTTTCGGctattgttcatggaaacttgaaGCTCTCCGAGAG CCATGCAATCCTAGTATATCTCGCTTTTGCTTTTACTGGAATTCTTGACCACTG GTATCCAACTGAGCTGTCTAGAAGAGCCAAAATTAACTCAGTAATGGATTGGCATTATTCTAATTTACGAAATGAAGCAG TTGATTTTTTTCTATAG